From Lycium ferocissimum isolate CSIRO_LF1 chromosome 12, AGI_CSIRO_Lferr_CH_V1, whole genome shotgun sequence, one genomic window encodes:
- the LOC132040489 gene encoding protein SAR DEFICIENT 1-like: MAAKRFFDDSADPDSNQSNYKRIRKTPSFASVIKEVVMVNFLDNFCSALEPMLRRVVHEEVENGLRRCSRSIGRSPSLRIKALEPSNLRLIFNKKLSLPIFTNSKIVDSHGHSLQLLLVDATGDCLVPTTLASPIKIEIVVLDGDFPSGENEASWTHEVFNENIVKERAGKRPLLTGELNITMRDGVASLGDLEFTDNSSWIRSRRFRIGAKVVHIGNGQNNTVRIMEAMTDSFMVKDHRGELYKKHYPPALGDDVWRLEKIGKDGTFHKKLTSQGIKTVQDFLKLANIDPEKIRRILGNGMSEKMWEVTYRHAKTCKMGTKSYIARGANYTLILNPICQVIRATINGQICHSRELRGIQRAYIEKLVKDAFTNWNSLEEVDGGLINEPALLTQGEPAVHHLNAYPRSALLTAAGGSDQAVEYPDWIFNGVRYISESSSEGELHYL, from the exons ATGGCAGCTAAAAGATTCTTTGATGACTCTGCTGATCCTGACTCCAACCAATCAAATTACAAACGCATAAGAAAAACACCTTCTTTTGCTTC TGTGATTAAAGAAGTTGTGATGGTGAATTTCTTGGATAACTTCTGTTCAGCCTTGGAACCCATGCTCCGAAGAGTG GTTCACGAAGAGGTGGAAAATGGACTTAGACGATGTTCTCGATCAATAGGAAGATCACCTTCATTAAGAATCAAAGCTCTTGAACCCTCAAACCTACGtttaatatttaacaaaaaactCTCTCTACCAATTTTCACCAACAGCAAGATTGTGGATTCACATGGCCACTCTCTCCAACTCCTCCTCGTTGACGCGACCGGTGATTGCCTGGTCCCGACAACCTTAGCTTCTCCAATTAAAATCGAGATTGTCGTGCTTGACGGAGACTTTCCTAGTGGAGAAAATGAAGCAAGTTGGACACATGAAGTGTTCAATGAGAACATAGTTAAGGAAAGGGCTGGAAAAAGACCATTGCTTACCGGTGAACTTAATATTACTATGAGAGATGGTGTTGCTTCCCTTGGTGATCTTGAATTTACTGACAATTCTAGTTGGATACGTAGCCGGAGATTTCGGATTGGTGCAAAAGTGGTTCACATTGGAAATGGTCAAAATAATACTGTTCGAATAATGGAAGCTATGACCGATTCTTTTATGGTTAAAGATCACCGGGGAGAAT TGTATAAGAAACATTATCCACCAGCATTAGGAGATGATGTGTGGCGTCTTGAAAAGATTGGTAAAGATGGAACTTTTCACAAGAAGCTAACTTCACAAGGCATCAAGACGGTACAAGATTTTCTCAAGTTGGCAAATATTGACCCAGAAAAGATAAGAAGG ATACTTGGAAACGGAATGTCGGAAAAAATGTGGGAAGTAACATATAGACATGCAAAAACTTGTAAGATGGGCACGAAATCATACATAGCACGAGGAGCAAACTACACTCTCATCCTCAATCCAATATGTCAAGTTATTAGGGCAACTATTAATGGGCAAATTTGCCACAGTAGAGAATTAAGAGGAATTCAAAGG GCCTATATTGAGAAGTTGGTGAAGGATGCCTTCACAAATTGGAATTCTTTAGAAGAAGTTGATGGTGGCCTGATCAATGAACCAGCTCTACTTACTCAAG GAGAACCAGCAGTGCATCATCTAAATGCCTATCCTAGGAGTGCACTTTTGACTGCAGCAGGTGGATCTGATCAAGCAGTTGAGTACCCTGACTGGATTTTTAATGGAGTTCGTTATATCTCAGAATCTTCTTCTGAAGGGGAATTACATTACTTATGA